From one Liolophura sinensis isolate JHLJ2023 chromosome 10, CUHK_Ljap_v2, whole genome shotgun sequence genomic stretch:
- the LOC135476082 gene encoding phospholipase A2-like: protein MANTRSKDVHRKYWSKRVHPKDWSQKDSSKEVYPRDWSIQVHHKDWYRTVHQKDWFKKIRPTEWLSDIGSAFHYSKVYPGTNWCGDGHRAKNWADLGRKWRPDTCCRSHDLCSHAVEAGKVKYGIKNHGPFTWSHCDCDREFYDCLKQARTIDSDIIGVAYFDVLNNYCIYEDYPETCKKFLLFKVKCSKVKTKSKIWKKRKIDLVYFGKARD from the exons ATGGCAAACACTCGTTCAAAAGATGTCCATCGCAAGTACTGGTCCAAGAGAGTTCATCCAAAGGATTGGTCACAAAAAGACTCGTCAAAAGAAGTTTACCCTAGGGACTGGTCAATACAGGTTCATCATAAAGACTGGTACAGAACGGTTCATCAGAAAGACTGGTTCAAGAAGATTCGTCCAACAGAATGGCTGTCAGACATCGGCAGTGCTTTTCACTACTCCAAAGTATATCCTG GAACAAACTGGTGCGGAGACGGCCATCGAGCTAAAAACTGGGCAGACCTTGGTCGGAAGTGGCGCCCAGATACATGCTGCCGGAGTCATGACCTTTGCTCTCACGCGGTGGAGGCGGGAAAGGTCAAGTACGGGATAAAGAATCATGGACCGTTCACCTG GTCTCATTGTGACTGTGACCGAGAATTTTACGACTGCCTGAAACAGGCCCGTACGATAGACTCGGACATCATCGGTGTGGCGTACTTTGACGTCCTGAACAACTATTGTATATACGAAGATTATCCGGAAACCTGCAAAAAGTTCCT GTTATTCAAGGTTAAATGCTCCAAGGTCAAAACAAAATCCAAGATCTGGAAGAAACGGAAAATCGACCTGGTGTATTTTGGAAAAGCCAGAGACTGA
- the LOC135477188 gene encoding cellular retinoic acid-binding protein 2-like, whose translation MTEGLQKFAGKWKLVRSENFEALLDVMGLNFVMKKMLKLMSPSQNIVVNEDGSVNIKLHSGPVTQDMTFRLDEEFEYDQRNIKIKAKCHMEGEKLIMHQSPDPSSGVKPQTMTREITSDGELVQSIQCEDVVAKRYFQRAS comes from the exons ATGACGGAAGGCCTACAGAAATTTGCGGGTAAATGGAAGCTAGTCCGCAGTGAGAATTTTGAGGCCCTGTTGGATGTTATGG GCTTGAATTTCGTGATGAAGAAGATGTTAAAACTGATGAGCCCAAGTCAAAACATTGTTGTGAACGAGGATGGGTCTGTGAATATCAAGCTCCATTCAGGGCCGGTAACTCAAGACATGACATTCCGGCTGGACGAGGAATTTGAATACGACCAAAGGAACATCAAGATCAAA GCAAAATGTCACATGGAGGGTGAGAAGCTGATAATGCATCAGTCACCGGACCCATCTTCCGGGGTTAAACCGCAAACcatgacaagggagataacctcgGATGGAGAACTAGTTCAG AGCATTCAATGTGAGGATGTCGTGGCGAAGCGTTACTTTCAGCGAGCATCCTAG